In Stieleria varia, one genomic interval encodes:
- a CDS encoding DUF1501 domain-containing protein — protein sequence MKLHRTCDGVQRRDMLKAGALTVGGLTLAGYNQLAAAGQIQSGRAERAIFIELPGGPSHMDTFDLKPDAPDTVRGTFNPIATNVPGIQISEHLPKLAQCMDKFVILRGVSHTLAAHRLGQEYVNTGSKPIPALEYPSLGAVLSKERPSDPNIPDAVAVPRASHGPGFLGIRYASLETNSSPSFGQPYSVRGISMPGGIGVDEVKRRQGLLKKLDRRFAELEKNEQLLDGLGRFGDQAYSMITSSRAREAFDISKEPESFARQFGEESFGQSCLLALRLVESGVRLVSVQLGGWDTHTDNFTKLRDNNLPKLDAGLSGLLNGLAQRGLLESTAVYVTGEFGRTPKINSRSSEGGRDHYPRCMFMLMAGGGINGGQVIGESDDTASGPRHEGISPDDVVASFYHNLGIDPTLEYESSTGRPITLVRDGKIIQQLFS from the coding sequence ATGAAACTTCACCGAACCTGCGACGGCGTCCAGCGACGCGACATGCTTAAAGCCGGAGCGCTGACGGTCGGCGGATTGACTCTCGCCGGATACAACCAACTCGCCGCCGCCGGCCAGATTCAATCCGGTCGCGCCGAGCGAGCGATCTTTATCGAGCTGCCCGGTGGTCCATCGCACATGGACACCTTTGACCTCAAACCGGACGCCCCGGACACGGTACGTGGAACGTTCAATCCGATCGCAACGAACGTGCCCGGTATTCAAATCTCCGAGCACTTGCCCAAGCTCGCTCAGTGCATGGACAAGTTCGTGATCCTGCGAGGCGTCAGCCACACTCTTGCCGCCCACCGATTGGGCCAAGAATACGTGAACACCGGCAGCAAGCCGATCCCGGCACTGGAATACCCCAGCCTGGGTGCCGTGTTGAGCAAGGAACGACCGTCGGATCCAAACATTCCTGACGCAGTCGCCGTGCCGCGTGCCAGCCATGGCCCAGGGTTCCTTGGCATCCGTTACGCATCGCTGGAAACCAACTCCAGCCCGTCCTTCGGACAACCCTACAGCGTCCGCGGCATCTCGATGCCCGGTGGCATCGGAGTAGATGAAGTCAAACGACGTCAGGGATTGCTCAAGAAACTCGATCGTCGCTTCGCCGAACTGGAAAAGAACGAGCAACTGCTCGACGGCCTCGGACGCTTCGGCGATCAAGCCTACTCGATGATCACTTCGTCGCGTGCCCGCGAAGCGTTTGACATCAGCAAGGAACCCGAAAGCTTTGCCCGTCAGTTCGGCGAAGAATCGTTCGGACAAAGCTGCCTGCTCGCTTTGCGATTGGTCGAGTCCGGCGTCCGATTGGTCAGCGTTCAACTCGGCGGCTGGGACACTCACACCGATAACTTCACCAAGCTCAGGGACAACAACCTGCCCAAGCTGGACGCGGGTCTGAGCGGATTGCTCAACGGACTTGCTCAACGCGGTTTGCTGGAGTCCACCGCGGTCTATGTGACGGGCGAATTCGGTCGTACGCCAAAGATCAACAGCCGCAGCAGCGAAGGTGGTCGGGACCACTATCCGCGTTGCATGTTCATGTTGATGGCAGGCGGTGGCATCAATGGCGGACAAGTGATCGGCGAAAGCGACGACACCGCATCGGGACCACGCCACGAAGGCATCTCGCCGGACGATGTCGTGGCCAGTTTCTACCACAACTTGGGCATCGACCCCACACTGGAATATGAATCCAGCACCGGTCGCCCGATCACCCTGGTTCGGGATGGTAAGATCATCCAACAGCTGTTTAGCTGA
- a CDS encoding transglutaminase domain-containing protein — translation MAITVFRDNASGSDARPLARVVQLMMISAVMGMIGCDMPPRPPIERAPVSDAASVEPQEEVEIVEPPQDAFMGDWETWEVYRIAGRNVGYRHITAESQFDRDLIASGDTQVRYTLQDEVLFRKGHLRFVQSLSQTSLETPKGELRSFNADLRVGPMQTLMSGNSAGRLLAIETIRGTSRVSRTLPWASTTRGLLARYQSLRRNPMKKDETRKLRYLLPWRYELAIAELFCSGQSAIPMLDGQFQLLTEITCRIRVDDQIVAEHMIWTDDKGIVQKTLEPSTRLESYRTQKSVALAALGETSIRPDRSMEPEQAAPRHLFTATVDVQGQIERPDDASRVAFSVSIKPRSADPEQADPEQADESPVILPAPHQLVRQVEGGYQVLVSRDPENRDGFDAFTEQPSDEDLASTTVFNHQEPLVARMTAALADKPKKEAALESAKVVHGVLGWSDDGVIERASLIASRAGGGSIQHAILLTSMLRSLNIPARLAIGVKYESLQEPSDSSIENADRSDVAKASPSRMDIDYWTVAFVDGQWLALDATTGDIASPDRITLMTSHLGGANEYTDVGRAFEMLGRLDIQVLKAQY, via the coding sequence TTGGCAATCACAGTATTTCGAGACAACGCGTCAGGTTCAGATGCCCGACCACTGGCGCGAGTCGTCCAACTGATGATGATTTCAGCCGTCATGGGCATGATCGGATGTGACATGCCTCCGCGACCGCCGATCGAGCGTGCGCCGGTCAGTGATGCCGCGTCTGTGGAGCCGCAGGAGGAGGTCGAGATTGTGGAGCCTCCGCAAGATGCTTTCATGGGCGATTGGGAGACGTGGGAGGTGTACCGGATTGCTGGCCGCAATGTCGGCTATCGGCACATCACTGCGGAATCGCAGTTCGACCGAGATTTGATCGCCAGTGGTGATACCCAGGTTCGTTACACGTTGCAGGACGAAGTGTTGTTTCGAAAGGGGCATTTGCGATTTGTTCAGTCGCTGTCGCAAACCAGTCTGGAGACGCCCAAGGGTGAGCTGAGAAGTTTCAATGCGGATCTGCGTGTCGGGCCGATGCAAACCCTGATGTCGGGCAATTCGGCGGGGCGTTTGCTGGCGATCGAAACGATTCGCGGAACGTCACGTGTCAGTCGGACATTGCCTTGGGCGTCCACCACGCGCGGACTGCTGGCACGATATCAATCGCTGCGCCGCAATCCGATGAAGAAGGATGAGACACGAAAGTTGCGTTACCTGCTGCCTTGGCGATACGAATTGGCGATCGCGGAATTGTTTTGCAGCGGGCAGTCAGCGATTCCGATGTTGGATGGACAATTCCAACTGTTGACCGAAATCACTTGTCGGATCCGGGTTGACGATCAAATCGTTGCCGAACACATGATTTGGACGGACGACAAAGGGATCGTGCAGAAGACGTTGGAACCATCGACGCGACTGGAGTCGTACCGGACACAAAAGAGTGTTGCGTTGGCGGCCTTGGGGGAAACATCGATTCGACCGGATCGATCGATGGAGCCGGAGCAAGCTGCACCGAGGCATCTGTTTACCGCAACTGTGGATGTTCAAGGTCAGATCGAGCGTCCCGACGATGCCTCGCGTGTTGCGTTCTCGGTGTCGATCAAACCCAGGTCCGCTGACCCTGAGCAGGCTGACCCTGAGCAGGCTGATGAGTCACCGGTCATCTTGCCGGCACCGCATCAATTGGTGCGGCAGGTGGAGGGCGGGTATCAGGTTTTGGTCTCGCGAGATCCTGAGAACCGGGACGGATTTGACGCGTTCACCGAGCAGCCCAGCGATGAGGACTTGGCGTCCACCACCGTTTTCAATCATCAGGAACCTCTGGTGGCACGGATGACGGCCGCCTTGGCGGACAAGCCCAAAAAGGAAGCGGCCTTGGAGTCCGCCAAGGTGGTTCATGGCGTATTGGGGTGGAGCGACGACGGGGTGATCGAGCGGGCGTCGTTGATTGCCAGTCGCGCAGGTGGCGGGAGTATCCAGCATGCCATTTTGTTGACGTCCATGTTGAGATCGTTGAATATTCCAGCCCGGCTTGCGATCGGAGTGAAGTACGAATCGCTGCAGGAGCCGTCGGATTCATCCATCGAGAATGCGGATCGTAGCGACGTTGCCAAGGCCAGTCCGTCACGAATGGACATCGATTACTGGACGGTCGCATTCGTCGATGGGCAATGGTTGGCGCTGGATGCCACCACGGGCGATATTGCATCGCCAGATCGAATCACACTGATGACTTCTCATTTGGGCGGGGCCAACGAATACACCGATGTCGGCCGCGCTTTTGAGATGCTGGGGCGACTGGATATCCAAGTCTTGAAAGCTCAGTACTAA
- a CDS encoding cob(I)yrinic acid a,c-diamide adenosyltransferase, with product MKIYTRTGDAGSTGLFGGPRVSKDDDRIESYGTVDELNATLGAARAAGLSSEIDRQLDQIQHELFSIGAELATPDPDQHGMRLIGPSHIERLEGWIDSHEEALEPLKHFILPGGTAAASMVHLARAICRRAERRVVTLSGHEGAGISETLIVYLNRLSDYLFVLSRVINHESGVAEVQWVRP from the coding sequence ATGAAAATCTACACGCGAACCGGTGATGCCGGCAGCACCGGACTATTTGGCGGCCCGCGAGTCTCCAAGGACGACGACCGGATCGAGTCCTACGGTACGGTGGACGAATTGAATGCGACGCTGGGGGCGGCACGGGCGGCGGGATTGTCATCGGAAATCGACCGGCAATTGGATCAGATTCAACACGAGCTTTTCTCGATCGGCGCCGAACTGGCGACGCCCGATCCCGACCAGCACGGCATGCGACTGATCGGCCCGTCCCATATCGAGCGTCTGGAGGGCTGGATTGATTCGCACGAGGAGGCACTGGAGCCGCTGAAGCACTTCATCTTGCCCGGCGGAACCGCCGCTGCGTCCATGGTTCATCTCGCACGAGCGATCTGTCGACGGGCAGAGCGACGGGTGGTGACACTGTCGGGGCACGAGGGAGCGGGAATATCGGAAACCCTGATCGTCTACCTGAATCGATTGAGCGACTATTTGTTCGTGCTTTCACGGGTGATCAACCACGAATCGGGTGTGGCGGAAGTCCAATGGGTCCGGCCATAG
- a CDS encoding FkbM family methyltransferase, with protein sequence MHFDFIQIGSHIGRTFNDPLYASVTNGQRGILVEPVPYLFDQLVANYRGLDQNLILINKAVGAQSGTLRLFIPSPKNDFTQFPRWASQLASAVPGHVESHFADLIIDTIEVPMTTMNELIQEHDVDRLTTLFVDTEGNDFAILMSMDLKHLRPQRIHFENKHTDGPHQRGEKYRQLIAHLLEQGYHIESEDDKNTVVIDDHRSIS encoded by the coding sequence ATGCACTTTGATTTCATCCAAATCGGCAGCCATATCGGCCGCACCTTCAACGACCCGCTGTACGCATCGGTCACCAACGGTCAACGCGGCATCTTGGTCGAGCCGGTGCCGTACTTATTCGATCAACTGGTGGCCAACTATCGGGGGCTCGATCAGAATTTGATCCTGATCAACAAAGCCGTCGGCGCGCAATCAGGCACATTGCGACTGTTCATCCCATCGCCAAAAAACGATTTTACACAGTTCCCGCGTTGGGCGTCACAACTCGCCTCTGCCGTACCGGGTCACGTCGAAAGTCACTTCGCGGACCTGATCATCGATACGATTGAGGTACCGATGACAACGATGAACGAATTGATTCAGGAACACGACGTCGATCGTTTGACAACGCTTTTCGTCGACACCGAAGGAAACGATTTCGCGATCCTGATGTCGATGGACTTGAAACACCTTCGTCCGCAGCGAATCCATTTCGAAAACAAACACACCGACGGCCCACATCAACGTGGTGAGAAATATCGTCAGTTGATCGCCCACTTATTGGAACAAGGCTATCACATCGAGTCAGAAGACGATAAGAACACAGTGGTCATCGACGATCATCGATCCATTTCTTGA
- the glnD gene encoding [protein-PII] uridylyltransferase, whose product MNAPSISEVSLRSRERLQKGRQRCREQHDSGSGGFQISTRLAELYDDVVSDVWQTACECHFDGVAPSGIALVATGGFGRRDVAPFSDVDLLLLVKRGSSRDAEMIGGALTRDLADAGLQVGFAMRTVGEACALSWLDPKIFSSQTESRFLAGSLQLYTKFFRSLRHGAMRRATSLVRSVIAARKEEQHKWGETNYLLRPNIKCSRGTLRDIQLIRWIGFARYGEVDLERLLLLGVLPSEDYQMLRKAYDFLLRLRNELHFRNNRAQDVLDRPTQMEIADAWGYAASEGMLPVEEFMQDFFDTTRGVRYAVSFFSDDNRSRPWIKQLGERLLSSRVGDHMLMGPTHVWVEKGHLESFAQSLPQVLRLMSLANHHCKRIGHRTWEAIREAMLNRQPVPPDAESIGAFLTLLSRPGRLAPLLRRLHELRIIEQLIPAFKRTRGLLQFNAYHKYTVDAHCIRAVEAATDLQDEPTAMGRRYRRLKDKTLLHLALLIHDVGKGYEEDHSIVGARIAEETADFLELDASSKDILSWLVLKHLAVNTIAFRHDLSDPQIVLSFAKEVGSIRRLELLIVHAVADLAAVGPDTLTSWKLNLIEDLYLRTRRYFETGNLPGEQDAKLDRIRDEIAKLLRDCDAEPVCSQLLTELPLSLLRRSSPEEIGQELVQVGKAFAAGQRSRCFGAYDSEAHVVRYTVVFRQGKQRIGAFARVTAALAASGLNILRAEIETVADVVWDEFWVSDPDHVGEPPESRVKKVCESVRHLLETPDAPLPPQRQTWAMTRNREPETVKLLPTKVELDNETLKRYTILSVFAYDQDGLLSRIAATFFQLRLELHFAKIDTHLDQIADVFYLSEIDGSQIRSEERQEELRQAILSVLEKP is encoded by the coding sequence ATGAATGCTCCTTCGATTTCGGAGGTTTCATTGCGCAGCCGCGAGCGGTTGCAGAAAGGTCGTCAGCGTTGTCGCGAGCAACACGACAGCGGTTCGGGCGGGTTCCAGATTTCCACGCGTCTGGCCGAGTTGTACGACGATGTGGTTTCCGACGTTTGGCAGACTGCTTGTGAGTGCCATTTCGATGGTGTCGCGCCCTCGGGGATCGCACTGGTTGCCACCGGCGGTTTCGGCCGCCGCGACGTAGCACCCTTCAGTGATGTCGATCTGTTGTTACTGGTCAAGCGTGGATCGTCTCGCGACGCGGAGATGATCGGCGGTGCTCTGACACGTGACCTCGCCGATGCCGGTCTGCAGGTCGGCTTTGCCATGCGAACTGTTGGCGAAGCCTGTGCGTTGTCGTGGCTGGATCCCAAAATCTTTTCATCGCAGACCGAGTCGCGTTTTTTGGCCGGCAGTCTGCAACTCTACACCAAGTTCTTTCGGTCGCTTCGCCACGGTGCCATGCGTCGGGCGACCTCTCTGGTTCGCTCGGTGATCGCGGCACGCAAAGAAGAGCAGCACAAATGGGGTGAGACCAACTACTTGCTGCGGCCCAATATCAAATGTTCACGGGGGACGTTGCGCGACATTCAGTTGATTCGCTGGATCGGGTTTGCACGCTATGGCGAAGTCGACCTGGAGCGTTTGTTGTTGTTGGGAGTATTGCCCAGCGAAGACTATCAGATGCTACGCAAGGCGTACGACTTTTTGCTGCGGCTACGCAACGAGCTTCACTTTCGCAACAACCGTGCCCAGGACGTTCTGGATCGGCCCACGCAAATGGAGATCGCCGATGCGTGGGGATACGCGGCTTCTGAGGGAATGCTGCCGGTGGAGGAGTTCATGCAGGACTTTTTCGATACCACCCGCGGCGTCCGATATGCGGTCTCCTTTTTTAGCGACGACAATCGCAGCCGTCCTTGGATCAAGCAGCTGGGGGAACGCCTCCTGTCCAGCCGTGTCGGCGATCACATGTTGATGGGCCCGACGCATGTGTGGGTGGAGAAAGGACACTTGGAGAGTTTTGCGCAGAGCTTGCCTCAAGTCTTGCGGCTGATGAGCTTGGCCAATCACCACTGCAAACGCATCGGTCATCGGACTTGGGAAGCCATCCGTGAAGCGATGCTCAATCGCCAGCCCGTGCCTCCGGACGCCGAATCCATCGGTGCCTTTTTGACCTTGCTCAGTCGACCTGGTCGACTCGCCCCGCTGCTGCGTCGGTTGCACGAATTAAGGATCATCGAGCAGTTGATTCCAGCTTTCAAACGCACACGGGGATTATTGCAGTTCAATGCTTATCACAAATACACGGTCGATGCGCACTGCATTCGTGCCGTCGAGGCGGCGACGGATTTGCAAGACGAACCCACTGCGATGGGCAGGAGGTATCGTCGACTGAAAGACAAGACGCTATTGCACTTGGCGTTACTGATTCATGACGTCGGAAAAGGTTATGAGGAAGATCACTCGATCGTTGGGGCACGTATCGCGGAGGAGACGGCGGACTTTTTGGAACTGGATGCCTCCAGTAAAGATATCTTGTCGTGGTTGGTCCTGAAACATCTTGCCGTCAACACCATCGCCTTTCGCCATGACTTGAGCGATCCTCAAATCGTGTTGTCGTTTGCCAAAGAGGTTGGGTCGATTCGGCGGTTGGAGTTGTTGATCGTTCACGCCGTGGCCGATTTGGCCGCAGTGGGGCCCGACACGTTGACTTCGTGGAAGCTCAACTTGATCGAAGACCTGTACTTACGGACTCGCCGGTACTTTGAAACCGGAAACCTGCCAGGCGAACAGGATGCCAAGCTGGACCGGATTCGAGATGAGATCGCCAAATTGCTGAGAGATTGTGATGCGGAGCCCGTGTGTTCTCAGTTGCTAACAGAACTGCCGCTTTCACTGCTTCGACGTAGTAGCCCAGAGGAGATTGGGCAGGAGTTGGTTCAAGTCGGCAAAGCGTTCGCGGCAGGCCAACGCTCCAGGTGCTTCGGTGCCTACGACTCCGAGGCTCATGTCGTGCGGTACACCGTTGTGTTTCGACAAGGCAAGCAGCGGATCGGTGCCTTCGCTCGGGTCACCGCGGCGCTGGCAGCGTCGGGGCTGAATATCTTGCGGGCGGAAATCGAGACCGTTGCCGATGTCGTGTGGGACGAGTTTTGGGTGTCCGATCCCGATCATGTCGGCGAGCCGCCCGAGTCTCGGGTCAAGAAGGTTTGTGAGAGTGTGCGGCATCTGCTGGAAACTCCTGATGCGCCACTGCCACCGCAGCGACAGACTTGGGCGATGACTCGCAATCGAGAACCGGAGACCGTCAAGCTGTTGCCGACCAAGGTGGAACTGGATAACGAAACGCTCAAACGCTACACGATCCTGTCCGTGTTTGCGTACGATCAAGACGGGTTGCTGTCGCGGATCGCTGCCACGTTCTTTCAATTGCGGCTCGAGTTGCACTTTGCCAAGATCGATACGCACCTGGATCAGATCGCGGACGTCTTTTATCTGTCCGAAATCGATGGCAGTCAGATTCGCAGCGAAGAGCGCCAGGAAGAGCTGCGTCAAGCGATCTTGAGCGTGTTGGAGAAACCTTGA
- a CDS encoding P-II family nitrogen regulator, translated as MKKVEAIVRHFKLEDVKNALTDHGIHGMTVSEVRGFGRQKGHTEIYRGTEYAIDFVPKVKIEVVCTDENLQTVLDSILQTAQTGQIGDGKIFVTNLEDSIRIRTGERGEEAL; from the coding sequence GTGAAAAAAGTCGAAGCCATCGTTCGTCACTTCAAGTTGGAAGACGTCAAGAATGCGTTGACCGATCATGGAATTCACGGCATGACGGTCAGTGAAGTGCGCGGGTTTGGTCGGCAAAAAGGGCACACAGAAATCTACCGGGGGACAGAGTACGCGATCGACTTTGTACCCAAGGTCAAAATCGAAGTCGTTTGCACCGACGAAAATTTGCAGACCGTGTTGGACTCGATTTTGCAGACGGCCCAAACCGGGCAAATCGGTGACGGCAAGATCTTTGTGACCAACCTGGAGGACTCGATCCGAATCCGAACCGGCGAGCGTGGTGAAGAAGCGCTGTAG
- a CDS encoding bis(5'-nucleosyl)-tetraphosphatase produces the protein MPNPGKSKRDPNQPVRAAGILLMTRCDPTEFLLMRHPDRWDLPKGHCEPGESFAEAALRETQEETGIDADQICLDDDFRFELTYPVRYKKTGDQEFTKHVAYFLGWVKEPHAIRLTEHDGFHWMQWAPPHCIQEQTIDPLLAAVQAHLASSH, from the coding sequence ATGCCCAATCCAGGAAAATCGAAACGCGACCCCAACCAACCCGTCCGCGCCGCAGGAATCCTGTTGATGACGAGGTGCGACCCCACAGAATTTTTGTTGATGCGGCATCCCGATCGCTGGGACTTGCCCAAAGGACACTGTGAACCCGGTGAGTCGTTCGCCGAGGCAGCTCTGCGAGAAACGCAAGAAGAAACCGGGATCGATGCCGATCAAATCTGCCTAGACGATGATTTTCGTTTCGAACTCACCTACCCCGTTCGCTACAAAAAAACCGGCGACCAAGAGTTCACCAAACACGTGGCCTACTTTCTCGGCTGGGTCAAAGAACCACATGCCATCCGGCTTACCGAACATGATGGATTCCATTGGATGCAGTGGGCTCCACCCCACTGTATCCAAGAACAAACAATCGACCCGCTACTGGCCGCCGTGCAAGCTCATTTGGCTTCGTCGCACTGA